From one Natranaerobius trueperi genomic stretch:
- a CDS encoding ABC transporter ATP-binding protein produces the protein MALLRLEDISVGYNKKSLVLEKLNLSVNDGELISLLGPSGCGKTTTLRVIAGFLPTRSGNFIFKEQDYTKIPVYKRNFGYLFQNYALFPHMSVYENVAFGLKLRKVSPEEIKKRVAEVLEIVDLTGYESRYPGELSGGQSQRVALARALVINPDLLLLDEPLCNLDAKLRVTMRVEIRKIQQKLGITTVYVTHDQEECFSISDKVAILNKGDIEQLGTPEEIYSRPKTEFVADFVGFDNFVDVLDSTPREDGVHLSTEENYRFVATTYDGKEIKSPNRMAIRPDDIDIMKGGDNKEKANHIPGTVRIRTFLGQQYQYEVETPIGTIIVNDDTNELFDSEEKVTLKFKENKIVLL, from the coding sequence ATGGCTCTTTTGCGCCTAGAAGACATTTCGGTTGGTTATAACAAAAAAAGTTTAGTATTAGAAAAACTTAACCTTTCTGTAAATGATGGGGAATTAATATCACTACTCGGCCCTAGTGGTTGCGGAAAAACTACAACTTTAAGGGTTATTGCCGGCTTTTTACCTACAAGAAGTGGAAATTTTATATTTAAAGAACAAGATTATACTAAAATTCCCGTATACAAAAGAAATTTTGGCTATCTATTTCAAAATTATGCTTTGTTTCCTCATATGTCAGTATATGAAAATGTTGCCTTTGGGCTAAAGCTACGAAAAGTTTCTCCAGAAGAAATAAAAAAGCGTGTGGCAGAGGTCCTAGAAATAGTTGATTTAACTGGTTATGAATCACGATATCCCGGAGAATTATCAGGAGGTCAAAGTCAAAGGGTTGCTTTAGCTAGAGCTTTAGTGATTAATCCAGATCTATTGTTACTAGATGAGCCTTTATGTAATTTAGATGCTAAATTACGTGTTACTATGCGAGTTGAAATAAGGAAGATTCAACAAAAGCTTGGTATCACTACAGTTTATGTAACTCACGATCAAGAAGAGTGTTTTTCAATTTCTGATAAGGTTGCTATTTTGAACAAAGGAGATATTGAACAACTTGGTACACCTGAAGAAATTTACTCGCGACCTAAAACAGAATTTGTTGCCGATTTTGTTGGGTTTGATAACTTTGTTGATGTTTTAGATAGTACACCACGAGAAGATGGAGTTCATCTGTCAACAGAAGAAAACTACAGGTTTGTAGCCACAACTTATGATGGAAAAGAGATAAAATCTCCAAATAGAATGGCTATCAGACCTGATGATATTGATATCATGAAAGGAGGAGATAACAAAGAAAAAGCTAACCATATTCCAGGAACTGTTCGAATTAGAACTTTTTTAGGGCAGCAATACCAGTATGAAGTAGAAACTCCTATAGGTACTATTATAGTAAATGATGACACAAATGAACTCTTTGATTCAGAAGAAAAAGTAACACTTAAATTTAAGGAAAACAAAATTGTCTTACTTTAA
- a CDS encoding nucleoside phosphorylase, which produces MNKKTTDVQKHIRCREGDVNQYVLLPGDPARAKRIADCMDEATKVAENREYVIYNGYYDGQPVSVCSTGIGGPSAAIAIEELAKVGAHTFIRVGSAGARRSDIPIGSVVVVNSAVRGDGTSTEYLPMSYPAVANFDVTNELVDTSKELNEQCFVGASYTRDAFYMQNEELNDLLLDTDVVVSEMECSTLFIVGSKRRLRVGAVVGTDSNIILKQGYSLEEKERLYYQAEKKAITVALKGAANMSAKEN; this is translated from the coding sequence ATGAATAAAAAAACAACTGATGTTCAAAAACACATTCGCTGCAGAGAAGGCGATGTAAACCAGTACGTGCTGTTACCGGGTGATCCAGCAAGAGCAAAAAGAATAGCAGATTGTATGGATGAAGCAACCAAAGTAGCAGAAAACAGAGAATATGTAATTTATAATGGCTATTATGATGGACAACCTGTTAGTGTCTGCTCAACGGGAATTGGAGGTCCTTCTGCAGCAATAGCAATTGAAGAATTAGCTAAAGTCGGGGCACATACTTTCATTAGAGTTGGTTCTGCAGGAGCTAGACGTTCTGATATACCTATTGGTAGTGTTGTAGTGGTTAATTCAGCAGTAAGAGGTGATGGAACTTCTACAGAATACTTACCAATGAGTTATCCGGCTGTTGCAAATTTCGATGTAACTAATGAGTTAGTTGATACGTCAAAGGAGTTAAATGAACAATGTTTTGTTGGTGCTAGCTACACTAGAGATGCATTCTATATGCAAAATGAAGAATTAAATGATCTATTACTAGATACAGATGTCGTAGTTTCTGAAATGGAGTGTTCAACTCTTTTTATAGTAGGATCTAAACGAAGATTACGGGTAGGAGCAGTAGTAGGGACTGATTCTAATATTATATTAAAGCAGGGTTACTCTTTAGAAGAAAAAGAGCGTCTTTACTATCAAGCTGAGAAAAAAGCTATTACAGTTGCTCTTAAAGGTGCAGCTAATATGTCAGCTAAAGAAAACTAA
- a CDS encoding ABC transporter substrate-binding protein: protein MRKASLISLLGLSVLLLFSLTGCGDDASDKDTLVISTWGFNEDIFWENVFTPFEEEHDVEIELVVGNNSERLNEVRMRAEEGQDQVVDVIYLAENYAIQGRNDGLFAEINRENIPNLEEIYEIGQAPLGEEYGPAYTIGSYGLVYDSEEVDMEVESWTDLWNEEFEGRVSMPEINTTAGPLNVVIAAEDKQGVTIQDEDEAFEALKDLDENVLEYYGRSSELVNMFTQGEVLIAGVQDFAFEGIKDGLPSAEWVDPVEGTFVNRNVVNVVEGTENQELAEEFINFLLSEEVQERNALDKLDSPINKNVELTEEEAEGLTYGEDVIESLRTTDSDYIVEHTEEWSHRWNRELSQ, encoded by the coding sequence ATGAGAAAAGCTTCTTTAATAAGTTTGTTGGGGTTATCAGTACTACTATTATTTAGTTTAACAGGTTGTGGAGATGATGCTAGTGATAAAGATACTTTAGTCATTTCTACTTGGGGTTTTAATGAGGATATATTCTGGGAAAACGTATTTACTCCTTTTGAAGAAGAACATGATGTAGAGATTGAACTAGTAGTTGGAAACAACTCTGAAAGATTAAATGAGGTTAGAATGAGAGCTGAAGAAGGGCAAGACCAAGTAGTAGATGTAATCTATTTAGCTGAGAACTATGCAATACAAGGAAGAAATGATGGATTATTTGCTGAAATCAATCGTGAAAACATACCTAACCTAGAAGAAATTTATGAAATTGGACAAGCTCCCTTAGGAGAAGAGTATGGGCCAGCTTATACTATTGGTAGTTACGGCTTAGTATATGATTCAGAGGAAGTTGATATGGAAGTTGAGTCATGGACTGACCTATGGAATGAAGAGTTTGAAGGTAGGGTATCCATGCCAGAGATTAATACTACAGCCGGACCTTTAAATGTAGTAATAGCAGCTGAAGATAAACAAGGTGTTACTATACAAGATGAAGATGAAGCTTTTGAAGCCCTAAAAGACCTAGACGAAAACGTCTTAGAATATTACGGAAGATCATCTGAACTGGTAAATATGTTTACGCAAGGTGAAGTCTTGATAGCAGGTGTTCAAGATTTCGCTTTTGAAGGTATTAAAGATGGACTGCCATCAGCAGAGTGGGTTGATCCTGTTGAAGGTACTTTTGTTAATAGAAATGTTGTGAACGTGGTAGAAGGAACTGAAAATCAAGAGTTAGCTGAAGAGTTCATTAACTTCTTATTAAGTGAAGAAGTTCAAGAAAGAAATGCTCTAGATAAGCTTGATTCACCAATAAATAAAAATGTTGAGTTAACAGAAGAAGAAGCTGAAGGCTTAACCTATGGTGAAGATGTAATTGAAAGTCTGCGAACTACAGATTCAGATTATATTGTTGAGCATACAGAAGAGTGGAGTCACAGATGGAATCGAGAGCTTTCTCAATAG
- a CDS encoding adenine deaminase, with amino-acid sequence MKNKFILDNVNIFVTHLQQFKPGRVFVKNGKVEHLELEATNTSKVSDYDEIIDCKGKYLIPGLIDIHLHIESSMITPSTFSEEVTKRGVTTVVSDPHEIANVFGEDGITAMVDEGKDCSLDIFYGIPSSVPSTQHETSGAQIDLPEIKRLLNNDDIVCLGEVMDIASIINQGDSKINNILNYLRSEYPNLVIEGHCPDLSGEELSSVLCSGVDSDHTKQSPLNMIEKISKGMFIELQEKSLTQDVVDCIKEHNFYDQIAFVTDDVMADTLVNEGHLDRVIKKAIKLGLPATKVIYSSTYTPAKRMKLFDRGIIAPGKVADFVLLDDYETFEIDQVFKNGKPILNHKDTKDDTFKFPERFYKSVKINELTEEDLVVKAPINEGNISCRIMKVSDGTTYTKEIIDELPVKNGELDWENSPYLLTAVFERHNRSGNVGFGLITGDTISKGSIATTYAHDHHNLMVIGANIKDMLVAANTLINMNGGYCVVDNEQVLAKLSLPVAGILSEAPAKKVSDDLNKVREAMTELGYNHYNPIMSFSTNSLPVSPELKITDKGLVNVKSSQLVSLYLEG; translated from the coding sequence ATGAAAAACAAGTTTATCTTAGATAATGTAAACATTTTTGTTACCCATTTACAACAATTTAAACCTGGAAGAGTGTTTGTTAAAAATGGTAAAGTTGAACATTTAGAGTTAGAGGCTACAAATACTAGTAAAGTGTCTGATTACGATGAAATTATTGATTGTAAAGGTAAATACTTGATCCCTGGACTTATAGATATCCATCTTCATATTGAAAGTTCTATGATAACTCCGTCAACTTTCTCTGAAGAAGTTACAAAAAGAGGTGTGACTACAGTTGTATCTGATCCTCATGAAATAGCCAATGTCTTTGGTGAGGATGGAATTACTGCTATGGTAGATGAAGGAAAAGACTGTAGTCTTGATATTTTTTATGGTATACCAAGTTCAGTCCCTTCTACTCAACATGAAACTTCTGGTGCACAGATAGATTTACCTGAAATAAAGAGATTACTAAATAATGATGATATAGTTTGTTTAGGTGAAGTAATGGATATTGCAAGCATTATTAATCAAGGAGACAGTAAAATTAATAATATATTAAATTACCTTCGATCTGAATATCCAAATTTGGTGATTGAGGGTCACTGTCCGGATTTAAGTGGTGAAGAATTATCTAGCGTGCTCTGTAGTGGGGTAGATTCTGATCATACCAAACAATCACCTCTAAATATGATAGAAAAAATATCAAAAGGCATGTTTATAGAACTACAAGAAAAATCATTAACTCAAGATGTAGTTGATTGTATTAAAGAACATAATTTTTATGATCAGATAGCCTTTGTAACAGATGATGTCATGGCAGATACATTAGTTAATGAGGGGCATTTAGATAGAGTAATAAAAAAAGCAATAAAACTTGGCTTACCAGCAACAAAGGTAATTTATAGCTCTACTTATACACCAGCAAAAAGAATGAAACTTTTTGATAGAGGAATTATAGCACCTGGGAAAGTAGCAGACTTTGTACTTTTAGATGATTATGAAACCTTTGAAATAGATCAAGTATTTAAAAATGGTAAGCCAATTTTAAACCATAAAGACACCAAAGATGATACGTTTAAATTTCCGGAAAGATTTTATAAAAGTGTTAAAATAAACGAGTTAACAGAAGAAGATTTGGTAGTTAAAGCTCCTATTAATGAAGGGAATATTTCTTGTAGAATTATGAAAGTCTCAGATGGGACGACTTATACTAAAGAAATAATCGATGAACTTCCTGTTAAAAATGGAGAATTAGACTGGGAGAATTCTCCCTACCTGTTAACTGCTGTGTTCGAACGCCATAATAGAAGTGGTAATGTTGGTTTTGGACTTATTACAGGAGATACGATTTCTAAAGGAAGCATAGCAACTACCTATGCACATGATCACCACAACCTTATGGTGATAGGAGCAAATATTAAAGATATGCTAGTAGCCGCGAATACCCTGATAAATATGAATGGGGGTTATTGTGTGGTTGACAATGAACAGGTTCTAGCTAAACTTTCTCTTCCTGTAGCTGGGATATTATCTGAAGCTCCTGCTAAAAAGGTTAGTGATGATCTAAATAAAGTTAGAGAAGCAATGACTGAGCTAGGTTATAATCACTATAATCCTATTATGTCTTTTAGTACAAATTCATTACCTGTAAGTCCAGAACTAAAAATTACTGATAAAGGACTAGTTAATGTAAAATCTTCACAACTTGTATCTTTGTATTTGGAGGGATAA
- a CDS encoding glycosyltransferase family 2 protein yields the protein MLCVVWIVGSLYYWRKYETSKEPYPFEESFEWPYATIMVPCRNEEANIRLTTRALRNLNYNRYQVLFIDDHSTDDTVSIIQEEISGLDNFHLLRLKNNLGKAKALNQALKLVYTPVTVVIDADTILSEDALFWLIHPLMFKENTGAVTGNPYAFNRFHLIEKQQTAEFASIIGLIKRAQCMIGKLLTVSGCVSAFRTDALQTVKGFSSCTATEDIDSTWRIQKQGYNVWFEPRAITFIRVPSTIKAYWKQRTRWSLGGWHLLRKHSDVFKNRKWRSLWPIYLEFSLGYLWAFCFIIGTLLWVLTISFNDSKRTITLLTFSMIR from the coding sequence TTGTTATGTGTTGTTTGGATCGTTGGAAGTCTTTACTACTGGCGAAAGTATGAAACCTCGAAGGAACCCTATCCTTTCGAAGAAAGCTTCGAGTGGCCTTATGCAACTATTATGGTTCCGTGTCGAAACGAAGAAGCAAATATTCGTTTAACTACTCGAGCTCTTAGGAACTTGAATTATAATAGGTATCAAGTCTTATTCATAGATGATCACTCTACTGACGATACTGTATCTATCATCCAAGAAGAAATATCAGGTTTAGATAATTTTCACCTTTTAAGATTAAAGAACAACCTAGGAAAAGCAAAGGCCTTAAACCAGGCCCTTAAATTGGTATATACTCCTGTCACTGTCGTTATTGATGCCGACACAATTCTGAGTGAAGATGCTTTATTTTGGTTAATTCACCCCTTAATGTTTAAAGAAAATACAGGAGCCGTCACAGGTAATCCTTATGCCTTTAACAGATTTCACTTAATTGAAAAACAGCAAACTGCCGAGTTTGCTTCTATTATCGGACTTATCAAGCGCGCTCAATGTATGATCGGTAAACTTTTAACAGTATCTGGATGTGTGTCAGCATTTAGAACCGATGCCTTACAAACAGTAAAAGGTTTCTCGTCCTGTACTGCCACTGAAGATATTGACAGTACCTGGCGGATCCAAAAACAGGGGTATAACGTATGGTTTGAACCGCGAGCAATAACTTTTATTCGGGTACCAAGCACTATCAAAGCATACTGGAAACAGCGAACACGCTGGAGCTTAGGGGGATGGCACCTACTTCGAAAGCACTCTGATGTGTTTAAAAACAGAAAGTGGAGAAGTTTATGGCCCATTTATTTGGAATTTTCTCTCGGATATCTTTGGGCGTTTTGTTTCATTATTGGTACCCTACTGTGGGTACTAACCATCAGCTTTAATGACTCGAAGAGAACCATTACACTACTGACTTTTAGCATGATTCGATAG